The DNA window tattgtctctcaactatcaacttcaagTGAAGTTGACTGTACTTGAATTTTCACTTAATTTCaaataagttatatttttttatcgatTATGTTATAAAATTGTGCAATTAATTAATTGACAGAGGATATACGGCACCTGAGTATGCAATTCATGGTCAATTATCAGAGAAAGCTGATGCTTATAGCTATGGTGTTGTGGTCCTAGAAATTATAAGTGGTCAAAAGAGTAGTGAATTGAGAGATGATGCTGACGGTGAATTTCTCCTTCAAAGGGTATGCGATTTCAAAGAATTAAACCCAGCTTACCTGTTaaggattatttgatttgtgaaaaaaaattaatttttcaacttcatttgtttacaaattttcttaaacagttaaaattaaaataaattgttgaaaataaaaatataaaaatttttacaaatCAAACAATTCTAAAGCACTgtttcataattcaaaatttttaacaaatttctaATCATTTAAGTAATTGGTTTAAGcagtttttattattaatttaaatagtcTGTAACACATTAGCAAATCATTTGTTATAAAAGTCACTTAGACTAATTATTTAGATAGTTAGtcatcaattaaaattttttaaattgtgctTTGTTCTTCAGATAAAGAATAATTAGGGAACAAAAACAACATTTACTCTAACTATTATAACTTTGGTTGTAACAATAATTACTCAACAGGCATGGAAACTGTATGAGAAAGACATGCACTTGGAGCTAGTGGACCCCACATTGGACCCTGAAGAGTATAGTTcagaagaagtgaagagaatcATAGAAATTGCTTTGTTATGCACTCAAGCATCACCTTCCACAAGGCCAACAATGTCCGAGGTAGTTCTCTTACTCAAGAGTAAGAACTTATTGATGGAGAATATGATGAGACCTACTATGCCTGTCTTTGTTCATTCTAGTAATGTTAGGTCTCAACATGACACATCTACTTCAACTGCTTCATCATCTGTGTCTGCATCCAAAGCTACAGTTTCCACTTCAGTACTATCTGCTCGCTGAATAAGTGAATATGTGTAtgtgttaaaagaaaaaaaagattaggctttttaatttctttctttagtGTTCTTAAGATTGTACATTaagatattaaataataaatactgaTATGTTAAATGGTGTTTGTTTTGTTCATAGTATGATATattaatgatatataaattttaaaaatatatatataaaatatacatatttaGTAAAAATTGAAGAGTTAAGGCACAAATATAATATTAGATTTGAGATTtagatttttaatataattttgtatttttttttatgtttaaattttgttttgtatcTTCATCATCTTTATCATTAATAACAACagagataaaattaatttttaatgacaAATATATTTATGTCTTTCTATTAGTCtcttaataatttaacaaactATATAGTTATGTACATTTATCATGTACATTTATCACTTgatatatttgattattatcAAGCATTGTGGTCTGTAATCTAGATTTCATTCTCGTTGATTTAAGTTTTGTCAACTGCCAAGGTAGGATGTTCACCTATTATcaataaaatagttttacatGTTTAATTACGTAATGTCAcactaacaaaaataactattttttacattaatcaTGTGAatgatcattaaaaaaataaatgtgattATATGACTGTATAAAACGATTTATAGTAtcaatgtatcaaaattaaactctttatatatataccctAATAAACTCTAGAATATGATGCACAACTTTTGGTCCTTCATATATCACTTTACAGGTAGGTAGTAACGGATAGCGACAATTTTAAAGACAGATTGCGATAATTTAAAGAAACCGTTGTCATTATCTGCTGTCTTTTATCTAACAactctcagttatcaacttaACGTAAAGttgactgcacctgaatttttacCAAATCATAATCATCTTGCTGATACTATAGAAGTGGAGACAGTAGCATTGGAAGTAGTTGTAGAGGAACCAGCGGTTGAAGCAGAAATATCTCCTCTGGCTTTCATATTTGACTCAACAAACACAGGCATTGAAGGTTGCATATTCTCAAATAAGCCTTTGCTTTTTAGTAACACAACTACTTCAGACATTGTTGGCCTCATTGATGCTGATGCTTGAGTGCACATCAATGCAATTTCCATTATTTTCTTCACTTCGCCTGTTTCATATTCATTAGCTTCTATGCTTTTGTCCACTAACTCTACGTGCATTCCTTCCTCGTGCAGTTTCCATGcctattaaatttaaaaatacaaacatgAGCCAAAATATTTTGAAGGAATACAAGGTTTAAATAAGTTAACCTTTTCAAGAACcaaattcaatatatattagcaaaatcatatttaaattagagaaaaatatataaaaatttttcttacTCGTTGAAGAAGATATTCATGTCCATTATCGTCAACCTTCATTTCGGTACTCTTTTGACCACTTATAATTTCTAGAACTACAATGCCATAACTATAAGTGTCTGCTTTTTCTGATAATTGGCCATGAATTGCATATTCAGGTGCTGTATATCCTCTGTTAAGTTCATAAAAGTTATATCATAgttaaataaagtataaattaggtttaattactttgtcAGTTTTTATAGTTtcactgaatttttaattagatccttGTACTTTTTTTTCGATTGAGTCTCTGTACCATAttagattttgtaattaagtcttTACTGTGATAAAAATATTggaattaacagaatattccgTTAAACAAAATGAATATACCTAACACTTGAttgaatattttatatagtttaacagaatattctgttaattttaacGTTTTTATCACAGTAgagacttaattacaaaatttaatatggtatagggactcaattaaaaaaaatatatgaaaacctaattaaaaattcaataaaactataGGAAtcgatagaataattaaacctataaACTATTCTTGCAAATAAGTGTGTCTTTGGTAATGAGACTAATGATTTATTTACATTCAAATTATTTAGTAGAACCTAACATTTAATTTTCTTgatataagatatttttttcactttctcaattaaagaaataatgctctttttaattagatgagtCTCTTTTTCCTTCTAAAATAAAGATTCATGGAAACAAATTAaacgattttttttcttttttcacatACATACAAGGTTActaaacaaatataataaataggACAAACATTTACAATAAGCAAgcttattaaaatattttcaagcATGATAATTTTGGGTATATATTCAAATAGGTCTTTGAAAATTTTAGCatcgaatatttttatttttaaaaaaattttattatattgagatcATTAaactttacaaaaataaaatatatagatctttttatcacatttttaaagatttatttgtctatataaaaataatagattttACTAATAAAGActtatatatcttatttttgtaaaatttaaaaattttaatgtaataaaaaaaattttaaaaataaaaacattcgATACGAAATTTTTTAAGAATCTATTTAGAATATACTCTATTAATCAACTTACAATGTTCCTGCAAATCTTGTGCTAAGATGAGATTGATCCCCAGGAAGAAGTCTAGCCAAACCAAAATCAGCAATTTTAGGTTGAAGATCATCATCCAATAGAATATTTCCACTCTTTATATCTCTGTGAATAATAGAAACATGGAATTCCTCATGAAGATAGGCCAATCCCCTTGCTGTCCCTAAAATTATGTCACAACGTTGTCTCCAATTCAGGGAGCCTTTCTTGTTACCTGCCTCACAAGTGCAAAAACAGAGTATACGTTTAGAGAATGTAAGGctctttaaaaaataagtttaacTATTTAGTtggtttttataaatttattaaatttgtaattagatttttatatttttatttaaatttttatattgtttttaatttaataattaagtcATTTTTATATAAGAACGTTAAAATTAATNtaataaaagatttaattaagtttttaattgtagatacttttaatttgtaattaattcaaatattttttatactagaaaggatttaattacaaaattaaaaacagtgtaaaaactcaattaaaagaaaaaaaagatataagaaCCTAATTATGCTAGGTAAtcaaacgtaaaaaaaaaggttataCTAGGTAATCAATGACTTTCTTGAACAACATGAACAATGGACTCTAAAATTGGtcgaattcaaataaaacatactaCACTCTAAATTACTcatctaaatcttaatattaaaataaccattcGCACACttagtgaattgaacatccgatatatccattgttcacattatttaatatttttattgtctatctatatcttttcaaaaaaacaatataataaaatggTTAACCTGATTAGTAagttatctttaaattttaattatttatcaaagatataataaaatagagcaTTAAAATTTATCTAATTAATAAACAATACAATACTAAATCCTCTTTATGTGGTAAGAAATTGTTTAAGGAGAGTAGTTTAGTTTAGTTCAGAGCCTTATTAGGAAGTAGGAgaagcaattttttttaattataaaaagtcACAATACATATGTTTTACcccattaaaataatttatttataaactattattaataaaagtttttatACTTAAAGAGatagtattatttaatttaattaatttagttactaaagttaataaatacaataaaacgACTTTGTTTCATTCATCCATACAAATTTAGTTACTAGATTTAATAacgtaaaaaattaaattaagtattTTCTAGTATAGTCCTAACTCCTACAACCTTAAAGATTAAAGTAACCatttaatcaaaaaataaattatggagTAATAAAATGCATAAATGAGAGATGGATGTAGGTTATTACCAAATAAGAATCTATCAAGGCTACTATTTGCCATGTATTCATAAACAAGGATTCTCTCTTGGCCTTTGCTACAACAACCAAGAAGCCTCACCAGATTCCTATGGTGCACATTACTAATCAGCTTTACTTCACTCTCAAAATGATCTTCCATTTTGTCAGTTTGccccaaaatcaatttcttcacTGCCACAACTTTCCCATTTTTAAGAGTACCCTGCTTAATAAACATGAATATTATCAAagtttaaaaatgaaaatggtttattttaaaaagatttaattattccgttgatctctataattttatcgaatttttaattaggctcttttttttttcaattgaattcTTATATTATAtcagattttataattaagttctTGTTGTCACAAAAACATTAAAATCAACTGAATATTCtattaaacaaaatagaatacaaTCAAGAATTAGGCATATTCATTTTGTTTAAtggaatattctattaattttaacgTTTTGTTATGAcagaaatttaattacaaaatctaatataatatagtgatccaattaaaaaaaatataaagacctaTTTAAGAATTGGATAACACTATGAGACCgataaagtaattaaaccttttaaaaattatcttatttttcttttatattcttTGAGCATGATCTTAATTGagtaagctttttttttttccaatttggGTACTCGTGTATTAATAATCTCTAAAAGATGTGATTAATTTTCTAGAAtccttaataattaaaaaatataaaaaaaaacttaagtTTACCTTGTACACATTACCAAAACCCCCTTctcctaatttattttcttcactGAAATTTTTTGTTGCAGCTTTCAAATCATTATACTTGTAATTAACTGGACCTTTCAACTCGGTTGCTCCCAATATATCCCCTGCCATATGTGAAAGCATGAATtgcttaacaaaataaaaataaaaataaaaacattaaattaaaaaaatcttcatTTTCTAATTGTTTTACCTCTAGGAACCCTTTTGGGTTTTTTTGAATGTCTATACCATgcaaataatgcaagaaggatcaCAACAAGAACTACACCTCCACCAACACCACCTATAATGGCCCACTTCTTGCTTGAACCTCCTATATTCAAAAGGGGGAAAATTAATAGTGTCAAAAGTTATTAgtttaacttaattaattagagGTTATTATAAAGATATAGCGTAACGGTAAATCTTTCAAAAGTATATTTCTAAtcataattcatatatataaataacaaaaaatgttgatttttttggtgatgatttaagatattaaatatatttgaatatttttgtctAGAAGCTAAAATAATACCTAGAAAGACGTTTATATNNNNNNNNNNNNNNNNNNNNNNNNNNNNNNNNNNNNNNNNNNNNNNNNNNNNNNNNNNNNNNNNNNNNNNNNNNNNNNNNNNNNNNNNNNNNNNNNNNNNNNNNNNNNNNNNNNNNNNNNNNNNNNNNNNNNNNNNNNNNNNNNNNNNNNNNNNNNNNNNNNNNNNNNNNNNNNNCTTTACCATtactatcaattttttttaatatttatgacTTGTTACATATTATTAGGGGTGAAAATACGCGTAGCTTATTATAGATTAGTTACTGAATAGTAAATACATGATCTATTGATAAATTTGACTTGATCTAAAACctgataattttaaaaaataaaaaaataaaaaataataaaataataaaataaaattaaagatattaaatatatttaaaaaattgtataaaaatGCATATATACCTTGTGCCAAGTATGGAGTGATATCAATGGTTTGATTATCAGCAAAAAAGGGAGTCTGTGAATATCTCATAAAACAACCAGCATCATAAGCCCTACCATCAGAATTAGGAAGACATGTTTGCAAATTGTTGTATCCAACATTCATGCATGCCAAACAATCACTTTGAGTGGCAGTTTCAACACACTGTGCAACAGCATAGATTGCACCACCATTATTATTAGCCAATTGTGTCTTTGTGGCAGCATAGAATCCTTTGATTTTTGGTGTTGCTGTTTGGAGATTCATTAGAGCTTGTTTTCCAGCTGAAACAAAATCATTGCCTCCTTTTCCTGTTTTGTTCCCACATTTTACACCATTCCCAGGTTCAGTTGTTTGGCTGAAGAAGATATTGCTCTCATACCTTATATAatacattttcaaaaaatatcatcATGTTAAATCACAATCATAATTAGTATTAACTTTCCTTTTATTTGcattatatctttttctatttttattttatttatcttatattaaaaaattatttttagagtttaatGAAGATAGAAAAAGACacaaataatttgtaaattacaaaaaataattcgCATTATaacatgtgtatatatatagatgtattaattttgaaactcataactaatttataaacaaaattACTATAACATAAAGAAAAACGTTTTCCTAACATGATATGTAGGTTAAataggagaaaataaaagaataaacaaattaaagtaACTTTTAAGAAATCATTAAAAGTAAAAaccttatttttattagataaaattatttcttatcaccatgaaaataaaaaagaaatacatattattaaaaaaataaaaagatatctTAATAATAATCTTTTTTTGAATAAGATGAAAATTCAGATACAGTCAAATTCATGTGAAATTAACAACTAAGAATtggttaaatgatttgacagatttaactaaattgataaatttaacgATTCTCATCTATCAATTTCACATTAAATTAACTGAATTTTTACTTCGGATCGGATCAGATACATATACCTGAGGAAGCAACCATCATAGATGACTCTGGCACCATTCCCATTTGAACAATTCCGAATTTGAATGGTAGCGTTGTTGAAGCAACTAAGACAATCCCTTTGAGAAAGATAGTTTCTGCACTGAAACATTGTGTATGTGATAACCTCTCCCCTCGCTTCTTGTGCAGTTCCAAAGTGCTTGCTTTGATTCACTATATCACTTCTTAGCTCCGAAAACGTTCCATTGATGTTGGCAAAGAAGCTTCTCAAGTTGGTTTCGTTGTATGAACTGCACCCTTGGTTTATTAGATTCACTTGAGGATCTGCAACAACAACTGCACCGTGAAGATGCCATGTCCACCACCACCATATTAGGGTTATGGCCACTACCTTAAGTTGCAACATCTTtcttatatatatgtgtgtggtggtatatatttgtatataattgtATTTTGTCTTTCTTAATTACCACTTGTGAGAAAGTTGTAATCATTAATCaaagttaaaataaatttcGGTAATATAACTACGTAGAtgtttgataacaaaaaaaattaataaaaaaatagttaaaaattatcttatttataatatttattaattattattaaaattaataaatattaaataaaataaattttgatttttttttcttaatattattatatcacTATATATACCGTTATTATCAGTATAAAATGTTAGTTTTGTTGGGAGAAATAATAAATATCagtcaaaataaattatagtgtaaaaatataatgtttgttattttttatttatcaaatatagagataataattaatttagtcttGAATTTTTATCGGATAATCAAATTGGTTCATGAGTTTTAAAACTGATCAAACAATTTAGAGAccaattcaattaattattgGGTGAAAATTTAGATACCAAAATGATTGTTATCTCTCAAATATATGGCATAGTTATGTATCTTGGTTATACCAATGCaacttaatattatattatacatataATCACTTTTTTCATATGTGAAAATtcattctatatatattataagatGAGAGTattagaaagaggagaagagacGGTGGTGGGCGCGGCCGGGGCAAGTCAAGTGCCGCCATTGCCCCCACTTTGAATATTTCAATGGTGGGAATCTCAGTCCCACtcactaattaaaaatatttctatatcacaataatatatataatataatatactataattaattaattatcattcaCGGGTACGACAATTCTAATAAAGTAATAATTCATcacttattatatataataaagtacGTAAGCTACTTAATTTCATGCATTTACATATCAAATATGTACCAAATCATTTCtggtattaaaaatataagttattGCTTATATATTACAACacaaaaatttactaaaatagtGATCGATTttaatgattaataaaattaattgttaatagtaattgatttaataatcaatataaatttttatggaataaaataaagttaGTAACTAAATCAGTAGCTAAAATTATAACTGAcatcttaaaattatttattttaaaaacttaaatagtTACATTATTTTTATGAGATCGTAGAAATCTATATAAATTGCGATTTGCAAcagattaaattaattaggttaTTTTTATTACTAGTGTTGAGTCCAATGTCATATCTAAATTTTTCcacaaattattgaaaaatatctaTATCAACCATATGAATAatggaggaagaaaaaaaaaagaagaacgaTACTATTTTCAATATTGTAGACAAAACTACAAAAACCATTaatgaataataatgaaaatgaatttttgaccagagattatttatatattaattatgacAATGGATATATGTTAATGTGCGTGGATTAGGACCAATGACACAAAGGTAGCGGAGTCAATACGGATCATGTTATTTACCAAGAAAAGATTAGCCACCATGCATTATATACTTCCAAAATatcttctattattattatatatttattatattcatttttcaatttactttcaaaTTGAGCCAATGGTTTTTTCTAAGATGTGTTAAATTAACTGTCTCTCACTAGTAATAACGTAATCATAATTGTACCTTACCGATATTCTCGGCAATATTTTCCATTATCATCGGCCAACAACAACTATACGACCGAGAATAAATCCATTAATTCAAAATGAAACCGAGATCTTAGGATAAGATAACTCCTAAATCAAAACCTACTAACAACCACACCGAGCATAACTCAGGGGATTCAGCCTATTTAATCAGACGAACTTAACTCGCCAAATACAAGAAAAAACACTAATTCCATTTATTCCTTGCTTTTCACTCTTTTCTTAACGTTATTTCCTTTTGTTAATTTGTTACTCTAAtaactgacttgagcgtcggagtcctTTTTTGCAGGATCCCCGCCGAAGTCAAAGGTTCACTGAAAAGCGCTTCCGAATTATATTACTGACGTCGCGCCAGCCGTATCTCGGAGGCGTATTCCGGACGgaacaataatattttgaaaattcgTCAGCTCCAACCCTAACGGTATAtgtggaaaaaaaatttaatatatataagaagtcttatcaataataatcaataatataattaataaaatgataataaattacattattt is part of the Arachis duranensis cultivar V14167 chromosome 1, aradu.V14167.gnm2.J7QH, whole genome shotgun sequence genome and encodes:
- the LOC107495578 gene encoding cysteine-rich receptor-like protein kinase 42 produces the protein MLQLKVVAITLIWWWWTWHLHGAVVVADPQVNLINQGCSSYNETNLRSFFANINGTFSELRSDIVNQSKHFGTAQEARGEVITYTMFQCRNYLSQRDCLSCFNNATIQIRNCSNGNGARVIYDGCFLRYESNIFFSQTTEPGNGVKCGNKTGKGGNDFVSAGKQALMNLQTATPKIKGFYAATKTQLANNNGGAIYAVAQCVETATQSDCLACMNVGYNNLQTCLPNSDGRAYDAGCFMRYSQTPFFADNQTIDITPYLAQGGSSKKWAIIGGVGGGVVLVVILLALFAWYRHSKKPKRVPRGDILGATELKGPVNYKYNDLKAATKNFSEENKLGEGGFGNVYKGTLKNGKVVAVKKLILGQTDKMEDHFESEVKLISNVHHRNLVRLLGCCSKGQERILVYEYMANSSLDRFLFGNKKGSLNWRQRCDIILGTARGLAYLHEEFHVSIIHRDIKSGNILLDDDLQPKIADFGLARLLPGDQSHLSTRFAGTLGYTAPEYAIHGQLSEKADTYSYGIVVLEIISGQKSTEMKVDDNGHEYLLQRAWKLHEEGMHVELVDKSIEANEYETGEVKKIMEIALMCTQASASMRPTMSEVVVLLKSKGLFENMQPSMPVFVESNMKARGDISASTAGSSTTTSNATVSTSIVSAR